The proteins below are encoded in one region of Chlamydia sp.:
- a CDS encoding ATP-binding cassette domain-containing protein: MSRLVTIKHLSLTIRKQLILNNIHLELHRGECLTVVGASGSGKTSLALTILGLLSPDSQDAITFHLPPKTPRAKAVQMIWQDVYSSLNPMMTVQEIIAEPL, from the coding sequence ATGTCTAGATTAGTTACAATTAAACATCTTTCCCTTACCATTCGGAAACAGCTTATTCTAAACAATATTCATCTTGAATTACATCGAGGAGAATGTCTAACAGTCGTTGGAGCAAGTGGATCAGGGAAAACTTCTTTGGCTTTGACAATTTTAGGACTACTATCCCCAGATTCTCAAGATGCGATAACTTTTCATCTTCCTCCAAAGACTCCAAGAGCAAAAGCTGTGCAAATGATCTGGCAGGACGTTTATAGTAGTCTCAATCCTATGATGACAGTTCAAGAAATCATCGCAGAACCTTTA
- a CDS encoding ABC transporter ATP-binding protein produces the protein MSKDLLKIENLVVSVKDTHQRLVNKLSFTIKRCHSLALVGENGSGKTTVSKAVLGFLPDNCHIQSGKILYSGVDITHLSRKKLQQIRGKKIATIFQNAQGALTPSMRVGAQIVETLRHHFVMSKEEALAKAYELLVNVHIEFPDRCLQQYPFELSGGMCQRISIAIALATNPELIIADEPSTALDSISQAQVLRVLKQIHQNNSTALLLITHNLALVSELCDEMAIIRHGEIIEQGPVQRILNSPHHPYTQKLVNAVPRIPNIRNPLSSELLATTAH, from the coding sequence TTGTCTAAAGATTTATTAAAAATTGAAAATCTGGTCGTTTCCGTAAAAGACACCCATCAGCGACTAGTGAATAAGTTATCCTTCACTATCAAACGGTGCCACAGTTTGGCTCTTGTAGGAGAAAATGGCTCAGGGAAGACAACAGTTTCCAAAGCTGTACTTGGCTTTCTACCAGATAACTGTCACATTCAATCAGGGAAAATTTTGTATTCCGGTGTGGATATTACGCATCTATCCCGCAAAAAACTTCAACAGATTCGAGGGAAAAAAATTGCAACAATTTTTCAAAATGCCCAAGGCGCCCTTACCCCATCTATGCGCGTAGGAGCTCAAATTGTAGAGACTTTACGACATCATTTCGTAATGTCGAAGGAGGAGGCTTTAGCTAAAGCATACGAGCTTCTTGTAAACGTGCACATCGAATTCCCAGATCGTTGTTTACAACAATATCCTTTTGAATTGAGCGGCGGCATGTGTCAACGGATTAGTATTGCCATAGCCTTAGCGACCAATCCCGAATTAATCATCGCGGACGAGCCTTCAACAGCTCTAGATTCCATATCGCAAGCCCAAGTACTCCGTGTCTTAAAGCAAATCCACCAAAACAATTCCACAGCTCTGTTACTCATTACTCATAATCTTGCTTTGGTATCCGAACTTTGCGATGAAATGGCCATCATACGTCATGGAGAGATTATAGAACAGGGGCCTGTACAGAGGATCTTAAATTCTCCTCATCATCCTTATACTCAAAAATTAGTCAATGCTGTTCCTAGAATTCCAAATATTCGAAATCCTTTATCTTCAGAACTTCTTGCAACAACAGCACATTAA
- a CDS encoding ABC transporter permease, with amino-acid sequence MFRSSSLHIWRYIRANRILLFGSTILIILILSAAFLPSIYPNYEKTSPDHALQSPCQLFPFGTDNLGRCMLARTLQGIRLSLLIAVSTTIIDVCFGLLWSTLALTCGKRVADFMNRITEILFSVPRIPVIILLLVIFDHGIFPLILAMTITGWIPIARIIYGQFLLLENKEFVLSARALQASTFHILRKHLLPNTVGPILSTLIFTIPNAVYTEAFISFLGVGIQPPYASLGTLVKEGIHSLDYHPWLFFIPSFFMIIVSTSFNCIGEGLRTKLLEENTFV; translated from the coding sequence ATGTTTCGATCAAGTTCGTTGCATATTTGGCGCTATATCCGTGCAAACAGAATACTGCTGTTTGGGAGTACTATTTTAATCATCTTGATTTTATCTGCGGCTTTTCTCCCCAGCATCTATCCCAATTATGAAAAGACTTCTCCCGACCACGCTCTTCAGTCTCCCTGCCAATTATTCCCTTTTGGAACAGATAATTTGGGACGCTGTATGTTGGCCCGCACTCTTCAGGGAATTCGTCTTTCTTTATTGATTGCTGTGTCCACAACCATTATTGACGTTTGTTTTGGATTACTTTGGTCGACCTTAGCTCTCACCTGTGGAAAAAGAGTTGCCGATTTTATGAATCGGATTACAGAAATTCTTTTTTCGGTTCCCCGTATTCCTGTTATCATTCTCCTGTTAGTTATTTTCGATCACGGAATTTTCCCTCTTATTCTAGCGATGACAATAACCGGCTGGATACCTATAGCACGCATTATTTACGGCCAATTTCTATTATTAGAAAATAAAGAATTTGTTTTATCCGCCCGAGCATTACAAGCATCTACTTTCCATATTTTAAGAAAACATCTTCTTCCAAATACCGTGGGCCCTATCCTTTCTACTTTAATTTTTACAATTCCTAATGCTGTTTATACGGAAGCCTTTATCAGTTTCTTAGGCGTTGGAATACAACCACCTTATGCGAGTCTAGGAACTCTTGTAAAAGAAGGTATTCATTCTTTAGATTATCATCCTTGGCTCTTCTTTATACCGTCTTTTTTTATGATTATTGTGTCTACAAGCTTTAATTGTATTGGTGAGGGGTTACGAACAAAATTGTTAGAGGAAAATACTTTTGTCTAA
- a CDS encoding ABC transporter permease, translated as MLSYIRRRLLFNLLSLWVVVTLTFFIIRTIPGDPFNDENSNLLSPETLAILKNRYGLNKPLFTQYLIYLKHLLTLDFGESLIYKDRTVISIIAAALPSSAILGLESLCLALFGGITLGILAAFYKRGCGRTIFFSSVIQISVPAFVVGAFLQYVFAIKYSWLPIACWGEFSHTLLPSIALAITPMAFITQLTYASVTAALKKDYVLLAYAKGLSPFKVLIKHILPYALFPVISYSAFLITALMTGTFSIENLFCIPGLGKWFICSIKQRDYPITLGLSVFYGAFFMITSLACDLLQAWIDPQIRYSYEKERFQR; from the coding sequence ATGCTCAGTTACATAAGAAGACGGTTATTGTTTAATTTACTGTCTTTATGGGTAGTGGTCACCTTAACGTTTTTTATTATCAGAACAATTCCTGGAGATCCTTTCAATGATGAAAACAGTAATCTTCTTTCACCAGAAACTTTAGCGATATTGAAAAATCGTTATGGTCTAAATAAACCTTTATTTACTCAATATCTCATTTATCTGAAACATTTGCTGACACTAGATTTTGGGGAATCTCTTATTTACAAAGATCGAACAGTTATTAGTATTATTGCAGCCGCACTTCCTTCCTCAGCTATCCTCGGACTAGAAAGTCTTTGCTTAGCGCTTTTTGGAGGAATTACTTTGGGAATTCTTGCTGCTTTTTACAAACGCGGTTGTGGCCGCACCATTTTTTTCTCTTCTGTTATCCAGATCTCTGTTCCGGCTTTCGTTGTAGGAGCCTTTCTTCAATATGTCTTTGCTATAAAGTATTCCTGGCTACCTATAGCTTGTTGGGGAGAATTTTCGCACACATTGCTTCCATCAATAGCTTTAGCGATTACCCCAATGGCATTTATCACTCAGCTAACATATGCTTCTGTAACCGCCGCTTTGAAAAAAGATTATGTCTTACTAGCTTATGCTAAAGGACTTTCTCCTTTTAAAGTGTTGATAAAACATATTTTACCCTATGCTTTATTCCCTGTAATTTCGTACTCAGCATTCCTCATAACCGCCTTAATGACAGGAACCTTTTCCATAGAAAATCTTTTCTGTATCCCTGGTCTAGGAAAATGGTTTATTTGTAGTATCAAACAGAGAGATTACCCTATTACCTTAGGTCTTTCTGTTTTTTATGGAGCTTTTTTTATGATAACTTCTCTTGCCTGTGACCTACTACAAGCTTGGATAGATCCTCAAATTCGATATTCTTATGAAAAAGAACGCTTTCAACGATAA
- a CDS encoding peptide ABC transporter substrate-binding protein — translation MRKISVGICLLLITLATTGCSNSSFNKTNQSKVNQVISVSIKDDPHTLDPREVRLLSDINLIHHLYEGLVQETPSGEVFPALAESFFLSEDKTIYTFNLKKASWSNGDPITAHDFVRSWQDVLQHRVTSVYSFAFQPINFDKNSGFFAKDDHTLVINLHAPTPHFLKLLTLPVFYPVHPEHQSQSKARTLPISNGAFCLKEKKDRRWLKLAKNPYYYNKEQIAIQEIYIHVIPDQQTAFSLFKQGKLDWQGLPWGHSIPQEVLVSKNKRHAPQSFGISGTSWLTFNTSKRPFSHPKLRQALSLALDKQSLASLTFVKPAKHLLPTHLHTYPEQPSYQQQTFVLAKALLQEALVDLNMTISDLEKYPLTFAATSAINSQIAQMMRDQWRRKLGITFPICGKEYALLQNDLTTNAFFMSIGGWFADFSDPLAFLSVFSSKGVKPYSLQDPQFDQLILSIETEKDPFKRSALISKASLYLEEQNIIEPLYHDVFHYTTNHKLSFVRLHPSGLVDMRYAKNS, via the coding sequence ATGCGCAAGATATCAGTGGGGATCTGCTTGCTTCTCATAACATTAGCAACTACTGGCTGCTCTAACTCCTCTTTCAACAAAACGAATCAGTCAAAGGTTAATCAAGTAATATCTGTCAGCATTAAGGACGATCCACATACACTTGATCCTCGAGAAGTTCGCCTTCTTTCTGATATCAACCTTATTCACCATCTTTACGAGGGTTTGGTTCAGGAAACACCTTCAGGAGAAGTTTTCCCTGCTCTAGCTGAAAGTTTCTTTCTTTCCGAAGATAAAACAATTTACACATTTAATTTGAAAAAAGCCTCGTGGAGCAATGGAGATCCCATTACCGCTCACGACTTTGTTCGTTCTTGGCAAGATGTATTGCAACATCGTGTGACAAGTGTTTATAGCTTTGCCTTTCAACCCATCAATTTTGATAAAAATTCTGGATTTTTTGCCAAAGATGACCATACGCTTGTGATCAATTTACACGCACCGACCCCTCATTTTTTAAAACTGCTTACACTCCCAGTATTTTATCCTGTACATCCCGAGCATCAATCACAAAGCAAAGCAAGAACTCTTCCAATATCTAACGGCGCTTTTTGTTTAAAAGAGAAGAAAGATCGCCGCTGGCTGAAGCTGGCTAAAAACCCCTACTATTACAACAAAGAGCAGATTGCTATTCAAGAAATTTATATACATGTGATTCCAGATCAACAAACTGCTTTTTCCTTATTCAAGCAAGGGAAATTAGATTGGCAAGGTCTTCCTTGGGGACACAGCATTCCCCAGGAAGTTCTAGTAAGTAAAAATAAGCGCCATGCCCCTCAATCATTTGGTATATCGGGAACTTCTTGGCTTACATTCAACACTTCTAAGCGGCCTTTTAGTCATCCTAAATTACGCCAAGCTTTGAGCTTAGCCTTAGATAAACAATCGTTAGCCTCTCTAACCTTTGTTAAGCCAGCGAAACATTTGCTTCCAACACATTTACATACCTATCCAGAACAGCCTTCTTATCAACAGCAAACTTTTGTTTTAGCTAAAGCTTTATTACAAGAAGCGTTAGTTGATTTAAATATGACCATAAGCGATTTAGAAAAATACCCTCTTACCTTCGCGGCCACATCCGCAATAAACTCACAAATAGCTCAAATGATGCGTGATCAATGGCGAAGAAAATTAGGGATAACGTTTCCAATTTGTGGTAAAGAATATGCTCTACTGCAGAATGATTTAACAACAAACGCATTTTTCATGTCCATAGGCGGCTGGTTTGCAGATTTTTCTGATCCTTTGGCTTTTCTTTCTGTTTTCTCTTCTAAGGGAGTCAAACCATACTCTTTACAAGATCCTCAATTTGACCAACTTATTTTGTCTATAGAAACGGAAAAAGATCCTTTCAAACGTTCTGCCTTAATTTCAAAAGCCTCTTTATATTTGGAAGAACAAAATATCATCGAACCTTTGTATCATGATGTTTTTCACTACACCACAAATCATAAACTTTCCTTTGTTAGACTGCATCCCTCAGGACTCGTTGATATGCGGTATGCAAAAAATTCTTAA
- the tsaD gene encoding tRNA (adenosine(37)-N6)-threonylcarbamoyltransferase complex transferase subunit TsaD: protein MLTLGLESSCDETSCALVQDGKILANIIASQDIHASYGGVIPELASRAHLQTFPSLLAVAIEKAGISLSDVELITVANTPGLIGALSIGVNFAKGLACGLKKPLIGVNHVEAHLYSACMENDSVRFPALGVAVSGAHTSLFLMPDLTTFFLIGKTRDDAIGETFDKVARFLGLPYPGGQKLEELAQKGNEEAFAFSRAKVPGYDLSFSGLKTAVLYALKGNNSNSAPPFPEVSETLKRDIAASFQKAAFTAIAQKLPSIVKAFSCESLIVGGGVANNRYFRRLLNQALSLPIYFPSSQLCSDNAAMIAGLGEKLFCNRTHVSKEVIPCARYQWGSACFS from the coding sequence ATGTTAACATTAGGATTAGAAAGTTCCTGTGATGAAACGTCTTGCGCCCTTGTTCAAGATGGAAAAATTCTTGCAAATATAATAGCTTCCCAGGATATCCATGCGTCCTATGGAGGCGTAATTCCGGAGTTAGCTTCTCGTGCTCATTTGCAAACTTTTCCAAGTCTTCTAGCTGTCGCAATAGAAAAAGCTGGTATATCTTTAAGTGATGTTGAGTTAATCACTGTAGCTAACACGCCAGGCCTCATTGGAGCATTATCTATCGGAGTGAATTTCGCAAAAGGATTAGCCTGTGGATTGAAAAAGCCCCTTATTGGGGTGAATCATGTGGAAGCACATTTATATTCGGCATGCATGGAAAATGACTCTGTTCGTTTCCCTGCTTTAGGAGTCGCCGTTTCAGGAGCGCACACCTCTCTGTTCTTAATGCCTGACTTGACTACCTTCTTTCTAATAGGGAAAACTCGAGACGATGCTATTGGGGAAACATTTGACAAGGTGGCTCGTTTCCTCGGGCTTCCTTATCCAGGAGGACAAAAATTGGAAGAACTGGCTCAAAAAGGCAACGAGGAAGCTTTTGCATTTTCCCGAGCAAAAGTTCCCGGGTACGACCTGTCTTTCAGCGGCTTGAAAACGGCAGTATTATACGCCCTGAAAGGGAATAACAGTAATTCAGCTCCTCCTTTTCCTGAAGTCTCTGAAACACTGAAACGAGATATTGCAGCTTCTTTTCAAAAAGCCGCTTTCACGGCTATTGCTCAAAAACTTCCAAGTATTGTAAAAGCGTTTTCTTGCGAGTCTTTGATTGTTGGCGGGGGCGTAGCAAACAATCGTTACTTCCGTCGCTTACTGAATCAAGCGCTCTCTCTCCCCATATACTTCCCTTCTTCGCAGCTGTGCTCAGATAATGCTGCTATGATAGCAGGGCTAGGAGAGAAACTGTTTTGTAATCGAACACATGTTTCTAAAGAGGTTATTCCATGCGCAAGATATCAGTGGGGATCTGCTTGCTTCTCATAA
- the mgtE gene encoding magnesium transporter, which yields MDSKTSHLDDELSFKLEEAFDTLTAGEHSQDLTSIVSAYNPIDLAYAVSCLPSDSRSILYKNLDCIASKIAFIINTDSASRWAIFRNLSDGEICALIEQMPPDEAVWVLDDIPDRRYRRILDLIDAKKSLKIRDLQKHGRNTAGRLMTNEFFAFLMETTVKEVATCIRNNPGIDLTRLVFVLDFKGELQGFVTDRSLIIASPEMPLKQIMRPIEHKVLADTTREEVVDLVERYKVAVLPVVDEENFLIGAITYEDVVETIEDIADETIARMAGTTEDVGYHDCHVVQRFLLRAPWLLITLCAGLVSASVMAYFQKIAPALLAMVIFFIPLVNGLSGNVGVQCSTILVRSMATGTLSFGRRKETILKEMSIGLLTGVALGILCGLVVCCMGCLGLGLFSTGGVQLGITVSVGILGASLTATTLGVLSPFFFAKIGVDPALASGPIVTALNDIMSMVIFLLITGTLNVLFFK from the coding sequence ATGGATTCTAAAACGAGTCATCTTGATGATGAACTGAGTTTTAAATTGGAAGAAGCTTTTGATACCTTAACTGCAGGGGAGCATTCACAAGATTTGACGTCAATAGTGAGTGCGTATAATCCTATTGATTTAGCGTATGCGGTGTCGTGTCTTCCCTCTGATTCACGATCCATTCTTTATAAAAACTTAGATTGTATAGCTTCAAAAATAGCCTTTATTATCAACACGGATTCGGCTTCAAGATGGGCTATCTTCCGCAACTTGTCGGATGGGGAGATTTGCGCTCTTATAGAACAAATGCCTCCTGATGAAGCTGTTTGGGTTCTCGACGACATTCCTGATCGTCGATATCGACGAATCTTAGATTTAATTGATGCTAAAAAATCTTTAAAAATTCGTGATTTGCAAAAACATGGCAGAAATACTGCTGGTCGACTCATGACAAATGAGTTTTTTGCTTTTTTAATGGAAACCACGGTTAAGGAGGTAGCAACTTGTATTCGGAATAATCCTGGAATCGATCTCACCAGGCTTGTTTTTGTCTTGGATTTTAAAGGAGAATTACAAGGATTTGTAACGGATAGAAGTTTGATTATAGCTTCTCCGGAAATGCCGCTGAAACAAATTATGCGTCCTATAGAACATAAGGTGTTGGCTGATACCACTCGAGAAGAGGTTGTAGATCTTGTTGAAAGATATAAGGTTGCAGTTCTCCCTGTAGTAGACGAAGAAAATTTTTTGATAGGGGCGATTACATATGAAGATGTCGTCGAAACAATAGAGGACATTGCAGACGAGACTATTGCTAGAATGGCAGGAACAACGGAGGATGTTGGATACCACGATTGTCACGTTGTTCAAAGATTTTTATTACGGGCTCCTTGGTTGCTTATTACCTTATGTGCTGGATTGGTTAGTGCTTCCGTAATGGCTTATTTTCAAAAAATTGCTCCAGCACTTTTAGCCATGGTAATCTTTTTTATTCCTTTAGTTAATGGCTTGTCAGGGAATGTGGGAGTGCAATGCAGCACCATTCTTGTTCGCAGCATGGCAACAGGGACCCTTTCTTTTGGAAGGCGTAAAGAAACTATTCTTAAAGAAATGAGTATCGGTTTGCTGACAGGGGTGGCTCTGGGGATTCTCTGTGGATTAGTAGTGTGTTGCATGGGCTGCCTAGGGTTAGGACTGTTTTCTACAGGGGGAGTTCAACTAGGAATCACTGTTTCTGTGGGGATTTTAGGAGCTTCATTAACAGCTACGACTTTAGGAGTTCTTTCACCCTTCTTTTTTGCAAAAATTGGTGTTGATCCAGCTTTAGCTTCAGGTCCAATTGTCACAGCTCTTAATGACATTATGTCTATGGTTATTTTTCTTTTGATTACCGGTACTTTAAACGTTCTATTCTTTAAGTAG
- the tgt gene encoding tRNA guanosine(34) transglycosylase Tgt — MALRFEILHQSKKSRARVGRIETAHGYIDTPAFVPVATNGALKGVLDHSQIPLMFCNTYHLIIHPGTEAIAAMGGLHQFIGRNAPIITDSGGFQIFSLAYGSVAAEIKSCGKKKGDSGILKIDDEGAWFKSYRDGRKLFLSPEISVQAQKDLGADIIIPLDELLPFHTDSAYFHQASCRTYAWEKRSLDCHLKNPGIQSMYGVIHGGTFPDQRKLGCQFVENLPFDGSAIGGSLGKNLQDIVSVVDVTTTNLSAERPRHLLGIGDLPSIWATVGFGIDSFDSSYPTKAARHGMILTSQGPLKINNQRYASDLNPIEPGCFCPACSQGISRAYLRHLFKVHEPNAGIWASIHNMYHMQKVMKEIREDILNNRI; from the coding sequence GTGGCTTTGCGTTTTGAGATTCTGCATCAATCTAAGAAATCTAGAGCTCGAGTGGGGCGAATAGAGACTGCACATGGGTATATTGATACGCCAGCTTTTGTTCCTGTAGCTACAAATGGGGCATTAAAAGGTGTTTTGGATCATAGCCAAATCCCGCTCATGTTTTGTAACACATATCATCTCATTATTCATCCCGGGACTGAAGCTATTGCTGCTATGGGGGGATTGCATCAGTTTATTGGTAGAAACGCACCCATTATTACAGATTCCGGAGGATTTCAAATTTTTAGCTTGGCTTATGGTTCTGTTGCTGCAGAGATTAAAAGTTGCGGTAAGAAGAAAGGAGATTCTGGCATTCTTAAAATTGATGATGAGGGGGCGTGGTTTAAATCTTATCGTGATGGACGTAAGCTATTTTTGTCTCCAGAGATTTCTGTTCAAGCGCAGAAAGATTTAGGTGCAGACATTATTATTCCTTTAGATGAGCTTCTACCTTTTCATACAGATTCCGCATATTTTCATCAGGCATCTTGCCGAACTTATGCATGGGAAAAACGGTCTTTAGATTGCCACTTAAAAAATCCCGGGATCCAGTCGATGTATGGCGTAATCCATGGGGGAACTTTTCCAGATCAAAGAAAACTTGGGTGCCAGTTTGTCGAAAATTTGCCTTTTGATGGATCTGCTATTGGTGGAAGCTTAGGGAAAAATCTTCAAGATATTGTGTCTGTGGTTGATGTAACTACCACTAATCTTTCTGCGGAAAGACCAAGACATTTGTTGGGGATAGGAGATCTTCCTTCCATCTGGGCAACAGTTGGATTTGGGATAGATTCTTTCGATAGCTCTTATCCGACCAAAGCAGCGCGTCATGGTATGATTTTGACATCACAAGGACCTTTAAAGATTAATAATCAACGATATGCTTCTGATCTTAATCCCATAGAGCCAGGATGTTTTTGTCCTGCATGCTCACAAGGAATATCACGCGCTTATTTAAGACATTTATTTAAAGTACATGAACCTAACGCGGGTATTTGGGCATCTATTCATAACATGTACCATATGCAAAAAGTAATGAAAGAAATTCGAGAAGATATTCTAAACAATCGCATTTAA
- a CDS encoding DUF721 domain-containing protein, with product MSFYSQNPPNFRRKKQSRTDSPIKHAKYFLRDHLVYLRKILAGRPQEVIGAWYEILGKKYSGMTQALGLKDGILSIKVCNASLYAVLKQSSQKELISRIHSIVPGAKIREIRFLLG from the coding sequence GTGTCTTTTTATTCTCAAAATCCTCCCAATTTTCGCCGTAAAAAACAAAGTCGCACAGATTCTCCCATTAAACATGCGAAATATTTTCTTCGAGATCATCTGGTTTATTTGCGCAAAATTCTTGCTGGTAGGCCACAAGAGGTTATAGGGGCATGGTATGAAATTCTAGGAAAGAAGTATAGTGGAATGACTCAGGCTTTAGGACTTAAAGATGGAATTTTGTCGATCAAGGTCTGTAATGCTTCGTTGTATGCTGTATTAAAACAGAGCTCTCAAAAAGAGTTAATATCCCGGATTCATTCAATAGTTCCTGGTGCCAAAATTAGAGAGATACGCTTTTTATTAGGATAG